The Cucurbita pepo subsp. pepo cultivar mu-cu-16 chromosome LG05, ASM280686v2, whole genome shotgun sequence nucleotide sequence CTGCTGACTATCCTCATTTGGTGATGTGCTGCTTAACAACTTTTCCCTTGTTTTGATCTTCAGATTGGGAGATCTGCTGGATTTAACCTAGGGAGCACATACTCACATCGACCccagcagcaacagcaacatTCTCCTGCAGTCAGCAACAGCACGGTGTCCTTTCCGCCTGCTAATAATCAGGATCTCCTCCATTTACATGGATCAGATatatttccatcttcacaTGCTGCATCCTATCACCAGCAGGTGTGCAATTCTATTAATGCAATTCGAAAggaagtaaatatttttaccttGCAGGCATAATCAAACTGTTCCTTTACTTACATATTTCCATTCTTGGTGTTTTATCAACTGAAATACAGTCTCAACCTTTTATTCTcaagtattaaaaaatactcgatGGGTTTAAATGTTTCGTAGATCAATCAGTTGCCTGTATGTCTTAATGTCTTCCCCAttgaattttttcaatatcaacatttcattttcatattcaGTCTAGTGGGCCTCCTGGTATTGGTTTAAGACCTCTGAGCTCTCCTAACTCAGTGTCTGGAATGGGTTATGACCAACTTATTCAGCAATATCAGCAGCATCACAGTCAACCGCAGTTCCGGTTGCAACATATGTCTGGTGTTAGCCAATCATTTAGAGATCAAGGGATGAAGTCTATGCAGGCAGCTCAATCTTCTCCTGACCCATTCGGTTTACTTGGTTTGTTAAGTGTAATAAGGTTGAGTGATCCTGATCTTGCATCCCTTGCGCTCGGGATTGATTTGACCACGTTAggattaaatttgaattcagCAGATAACCTTCACAAGACTTTTGGTTCCCCGTGGTCTGATGAGCCTGCTAAGGGTGATCCAGATTTCAATGTACCTCAGTGTTATCTTATTAAACCACCACCTTCTCTGCATGTGAGTCTCTTCCCCTTTCCTCTCCCAGTCGACCTGCctgcattttttatttttctgaaccGATCATTGTTTTGGTTGACTACAGCAAGGATACTTCTCAAAATTCACTTTGGAAACGctgttttatatatttttcaggtgtggtatatttaaataatttgaacgtattaattttgttatcttaatatatattattctgaTCTGTCTTGTTCTTCAGCATGCCCAAAGATGAAGCTCAGTTGTATGCTGCAAATGAACTGTAAGCTCTTATTATATACTTACTGTGGCGTTTGTTATTTTCACCAAAGTTATATAAAAAGATAGTTATGCGTAGAATTTCCCCTAAGGGCGATGTTgccaacatttttttgtttggtagTTATAATAGAGGCTGGTTTTATCACAAAGAACATCGATTCTGGTTCATTCGGGTCTCTAATATGGAACCGCTTGTGAAAACTAGCTCGTACGAGAGAGGATCTTATCTCTGTTTTGACCCTCACACATTTGAAACTGTCCGCAAGGTTTGGAGtttatctatatttatatCTTTCCATTGAAATgagttaataataaatagaccCACCCATTGCTGATGTTACGTCAACTGTGCTCAGGATAATTTTGTGCTTCACTACGAGATGGTGGAAAAGAGACCAGCTCTACCGCAACATTAGCcattctctttttcctttttattaaatgtaaaaaGGTAATTTGTGGATTTTTGTGTTATTAGCCATAGTTGTGTTTGTAGAAGTAATATTCTgttaatttgataattttatatCCATCCATTATGATGTGGGGGCCCCCTTGTTATTGTAATGAGCCGTTTTTGCTTCCCGGAAAAGGACAACTGTAACGAGGCATATGTTTGATCACCCGTCGTTCTACATGATGATATATTTGGTTATTAGCTTAGTTTAGTTTGTTGAACTTtatcatattaataataatacccAATTGATTAAATACTTTACTGTTGTGATTATGTGGTTATGGGTTTGGATTCACTTCAATATGTATATTCTCACCACTACTCCACAAATCCCATTATGGTTTCtgcattaaattaattttatttctagttattttcataattctacttttctttattatttcttaagaaaGGTTAGAGTCATCGtgatagaatttttttatgagatgtatttgatagaaaaataataattattagttgaagaaagattaaaagaaaaagtgaattttcttatataaatgacaacaaaattttaaaactagtatatcgtaaacttttaaattaaatcatactgtaataagaactaaaattaaaaatcttatgatcgataattaattttaattaatatgcCCTTGCCGTGttcttttgataaattttaaattaaatcgtaataataactaaaattaaaaatcttatgatccataaataattttaattaatatgcCCTGACTTGTACTTTTGACAAGTCTCGCTNAGGCATAATCAAACTGTTCCTTTACTTACATATTTCCATTCTTGGTGTTTTATCAACTGAAATACAGTCTCAACCTTTTATTCTcaagtattaaaaaatactcgatGGGTTTAAATGTTTCGTAGATCAATCAGTTGCCTGTATGTCTTAATGTCTTCCCCAttgaattttttcaatatcaacatttcattttcatattcaGTCTAGTGGGCCTCCTGGTATTGGTTTAAGACCTCTGAGCTCTCCTAACTCAGTGTCTGGAATGGGTTATGACCAACTTATTCAGCAATATCAGCAGCATCACAGTCAACCGCAGTTCCGGTTGCAACATATGTCTGGTGTTAGCCAATCATTTAGAGATCAAGGGATGAAGTCTATGCAGGCAGCTCAATCTTCTCCTGACCCATTCGGTTTACTTGGTTTGTTAAGTGTAATAAGGTTGAGTGATCCTGATCTTGCATCCCTTGCGCTCGGGATTGATTTGACCACGTTAggattaaatttgaattcagCAGATAACCTTCACAAGACTTTTGGTTCCCCGTGGTCTGATGAGCCTGCTAAGGGTGATCCAGATTTCAATGTACCTCAGTGTTATCTTATTAAACCACCACCTTCTCTGCATGTGAGTCTCTTCCCCTTTCCTCTCCCAGTCGACCTGCctgcattttttatttttctgaaccGATCATTGTTTTGGTTGACTACAGCAAGGATACTTCTCAAAATTCACTTTGGAAACGctgttttatatatttttcaggtgtggtatatttaaataatttgaacgtattaattttgttatcttaatatatattattctgaTCTGTCTTGTTCTTCAGCATGCCCAAAGATGAAGCTCAGTTGTATGCTGCAAATGAACTGTAAGCTCTTATTATATACTTACTGTGGCGTTTGTTATTTTCACCAAAGTTATATAAAAAGATAGTTATGCGTAGAATTTCCCCTAAGGGCGATGTTgccaacatttttttgtttggtagTTATAATAGAGGCTGGTTTTATCACAAAGAACATCGATTCTGGTTCATTCGGGTCTCTAATATGGAACCGCTTGTGAAAACTAGCTCGTACGAGAGAGGATCTTATCTCTGTTTTGACCCTCACACATTTGAAACTGTCCGCAAGGTTTGGAGtttatctatatttatatCTTTCCATTGAAATgagttaataataaatagaccCACCCATTGCTGATGTTACGTCAACTGTGCTCAGGATAATTTTGTGCTTCACTACGAGATGGTGGAAAAGAGACCAGCTCTACCGCAACATTAGCcattctctttttcctttttattaaatgtaaaaaGGTAATTTGTGGATTTTTGTGTTATTAGCCATAGTTGTGTTTGTAGAAGTAATATTCTgttaatttgataattttatatCCATCCATTATGATGTGGGGGCCCCCTTGTTATTGTAATGAGCCGTTTTTGCTTCCCGGAAAAGGACAACTGTAACGAGGCATATGTTTGATCACCCGTCGTTCTACATGATGATATATTTGGTTATTAGCTTAGTTTAGTTTGTTGAACTTtatcatattaataataatacccAATTGATTAAATACTTTACTGTTGTGATTATGTGGTTATGGGTTTGGATTCACTTCAATATGTATATTCTCACCACTACTCCACAAATCCCATTATGGTTTCtgcattaaattaattttatttctagttattttcataattctacttttctttattatttcttaagaaaGGTTAGAGTCATCGtgatagaatttttttatgagatgtatttgatagaaaaataataattattagttgaagaaagattaaaagaaaaagtgaattttcttatataaatgacaacaaaattttaaaactagtatatcgtaaacttttaaattaaatcatactgtaataagaactaaaattaaaaatcttatgatcgataattaattttaattaatatgcCCTTGCCGTGttcttttgataaattttaaattaaatcgtaataataactaaaattaaaaatcttatgatccataaataattttaattaatatgcCCTGACTTGTACTTTTGACAAGTCTCGCtcgaattaaattttaaattaaatcgtactaaaattaaaaatcttatgatcgataaataattttaattaatatgtcTGTCCTGTTGACAAGTCTTAGGTTCCCATTAGTTCTTATTGattaactttaattaaaaatatttaattttttaatattctcgTTCTaaagtatgatcttcaatACTATAgaattgttaatttatttctttcttgataattaaaaaaatacaacaaataaatatgatttaaattaataattttaacataattcaattttttaaaatcaaaatcaaaattttaacatttatttcgtttaataatatttaagagtgaaaaaaaattaaaattctattttttaattgaattaaaaaaagggaagTCTAATtagtattataattttttttaaagagaattaatttaaaattaattgtagTAATTTGGAGATTTATGAGAATCTAACGTTATTATTAcagaacaaataaaaagagagggaaactGTTTTGGTGGGTAAAGTTTCCGACTTTCTCTGTGAttctctttccctctctcttcCATTGGATTTAGGGCACACGAACACAATCTTTGATACTCAACCACACATCTCTCCGATCATTCTTCAGGTACTTTTTCATCTCTGATTCCTTTGATACAAACCAATTCCTTTCCATTTGTCATGAATTCGATCTCCGATCTTCTCTCATTCTCATATCTTCCATATCCCTTCTTCTTCGTCCTCACCGTTCTTNNNNNNNNNNNNNNNNNNNNNNNNNNNNNNNNNNNNNNNNNNNNNNNNNNNNNNNNNNNNNNNNNNNNNNNNNNNNNNNNNNNNNNNNNNNNNNNNNNNNNNNNNNNNNNNNNNNNNNNNNNNNNNNNNNNNNNNNNNNNNNNNNNNNNNNNNNNNNNNNNNNNNNNNNNNNNNNNNNNNNNNNNNNNNNNNNNNNNNNNNNNNNNNNNNNNNNNNNNNNNNNNNNNNNNNNNNNNNNNNNNNNNNNNNNNNNNNNNNNNNNNNNNNNNNNNNNNNNNNNNNNNNNNNNNNNNNNNNNNNNNNNNNNNNNNNNNNNNNNNNNtttttttttttttttttttttttttttttttttgatatatctatatctaGAACTCCCCGTAGTTCTCTTGGAGCTCCTGAATATGCTACTATTAacttataaatttgtttatgGAAAATTCTCAAGATCATCCATGTCGCAGGCCGCTTCAGGCTTGCAATTCTTGTAGAGCTACTGATACACATCCTATGGCTTCGAGTCAGTCTCATGTTACTTTTAGTAGTTCAACAGGCCTTCATTCAGGTTAAACCTATGGGTTTCTTATGGAGGTTTGGTTCTAATACTTTTCATTTAGATTCCACTTCTCTCGCTTGACAGTTTTAGAAGCTGCCTGTACTCCAGTGACTGAAATTGAATGTGAGATGACAAAAAGATACTCAGTTCTAAAACCGGCCTTGGACTTGTAATTGTCCTTTTGAGTCTACAAGGGAATGGTAATATGTCTGGAGTATATCCGTACTCCTTGGTATACCTATTATAGGCCCTGCAGCCGCATTGGGTttatttttggtgtttttaCCTTACTTCTGAGCTAACTCttaaatatacttttattttcaaacagcTTCTCTATCTTCTGGCTCCCCAAAGACTGGAACAGCAGTTGTTTTTGACGAAGGAATGAAATTTGCCTAATTCTTTTTACGCCTACCTCATGCCATGTCGGGTTTACTTAATGTATTGTCAGCTATCTATGTATCTATTTGTCTATGATTGGATTGGGACGTGTATGGAGTTGAGTtgcagataaaaaaaattacaaatgcTTTCATTTCTTATCTGGTTCTGTGCAGTACTCATTGACCCTCACGTATAGATTGGGGACCTTGTAGGAGAAATTCCAAATCTTGGGGTGTGCGTGTGTgttgtttttccattttttgttttttttgttttttttttgttttgttttgttttgtttttttttaatttaatttaaacttcatATAGGATTTTCATTGTAATTCGTTCAAGATTTTCATAGTATCCTTCTTTGTTGGGCTCTCTTTTTGTATGCCCTTgtattttttcattctttttcaatgaaaGTTTGGTTTCATCTAAAAAAGGTGGTTCAATATTTTCTGTTGGATACAAATGTCATTCTTTTTATTGTCGAGATTccattttaattgaattccTAATTCTTATTAGATTTCCGACTGATCTTGGTTGATTTAATCTTATGTTTATAACTATCTGCCACATAAGCACGTGCGTTTGATGTTTTAGCTTGTTTTGACGTAGTAGTCTGTTTTATGTGCTGCTCTATTCCTTGTAGTAAATGATTTATCATCCTCACGTTTTATGTTGATGCATTATAATTCTACTGTAAAATTGTGTGTCAAGTTTAAAATTGCTCATGAAAACATGGTTTACTTATTGCCAAAGCTTTTGTTATTTGCAGTCATCTCTTAATGGATCGGCTTCAAATATCCCAGATGGTGCTGGGCGATCTTTTGCTACCTCATTTTCTAGTCAGTCTGGTGCAGCTTCCCCTGTTTTTCATCACTCTGGTGGGTGCATATTCCTGGAGTCTCTGTAGTtagttttctttcaaatttatgaaacttaGAGGTCTCAATTTTCAGGAACCATTCAAGGGTTGCATAACATTCATGGAAGCTTCAATATTCAGAACATGTCAGGTGCACTAACTTCAAGAAattcaacaataaataatgttCCATCTGGTGGGGTGCAGCAACCTACTGGTACACTTTCCAGTGGGCGTTTTGCATCAAACAACCTTCCTGTTGCTCTCTCTCAGGTATTTTTCCAAGTGCAGGctatttattcataattcaatATCATCTTTATTAATTGAGATCCT carries:
- the LOC111794490 gene encoding probable NOT transcription complex subunit VIP2, which gives rise to MGYDQLIQQYQQHHSQPQFRLQHMSGVSQSFRDQGMKSMQAAQSSPDPFGLLGLLSVIRLSDPDLASLALGIDLTTLGLNLNSADNLHKTFGSPWSDEPAKGDPDFNVPQCYLIKPPPSLHQGYFSKFTLETLFYIFFSMPKDEAQLYAANELYNRGWFYHKEHRFWFIRVSNMEPLVKTSSYERGSYLCFDPHTFETVRKDNFVLHYEMVEKRPALPQH
- the LOC111795054 gene encoding probable NOT transcription complex subunit VIP2, with the protein product MGLDSLQYVYSHHYSTNPIMDSLVRSSVETAFGLEESVQKHCCISXLSPIVQQNQEFSIQSEDFPALSRFKGGNVDYGMDIHQKDQHENSVPIMQSQQFSIGRSAGFNLGSTYSHRPQQQQQHSPAVSNSTVSFPPANNQDLLHLHGSDIFPSSHAASYHQQSSGPPGIGLRPLSSPNSVSGMGYDQLIQQYQQHHSQPQFRLQHMSGVSQSFRDQGMKSMQAAQSSPDPFGLLGLLSVIRLSDPDLASLALGIDLTTLGLNLNSADNLHKTFGSPWSDEPAKGDPDFNVPQCYLIKPPPSLHQGYFSKFTLETLFYIFFSMPKDEAQLYAANELYNRGWFYHKEHRFWFIRVSNMEPLVKTSSYERGSYLCFDPHTFETVRKDNFVLHYEMVEKRPALPQH